A segment of the Corylus avellana chromosome ca2, CavTom2PMs-1.0 genome:
TATTTCAGACTCTTTAACTAGGCCACAAGTTTTATGGAATAGGGGCAAAAAATACACCATATCCGGAAATCATAAACTAATGATTTTCAGCAGAACACACATGGTCCTATGCATTAAACGAAGCAAGAAATACAGAAAATGAGTCAAGCAAAACACTAAGTTTTTTACCACTGAGAGAGCATATTTTGCATGCAGCAGACAAATAAAATGCTAATGGATTGTCCATAACCCATATCTGCCATCTACAATATCACATACACTTGCAAATGTAACATACATGCCAAGGCATTAGGCatgtcacacacacacaaacttCACATGAatacaacaaaaacacaaccaTTGGGCTAAAAGACAACCTATATGGAGagtataacaaaattatttctgGCATGTAAATGGGAAGGTTTACAAAGGAAAGAAATGACAGAAGTAGTCTACTCAATGACTAGAATTAAAGTAATATACAAGCAACTGATGCAAGCAAATCCAGTGTCTTCAACTAGGTTACCTTTTCACATGGTTGTACATGTTCAAAACTTATGGTGCCTGCCTAATTCATAAATACCCCAGTAtgcacacacaaaaaaaagtaatgaaaaatTTTGCTTACTAAGACATCttaccatgaaatacaataaatattAAAGGTACAACACTTTTAGCAGGGTAAAAATTATGCTGCATCTTTTACAATGcctaaaaaaatcatacaagCAACTCCTTTCGTTAATTAATTTAGACATACCTGGTTCAAGTGGAACAGGTGAAATCAACTCAAAAACTGCAGTCACGTTGTCCCCAGGCATAACCATCTTAACATTTTCAGGCAATTCTACTTTCCCAGTGATATCTGCAGTCCTCAAATAGAATTGAGGCCTGTAATTTGAGAAGAAGGCTGTATGGCGTCCACCTTCATCCTTTGTAAGTACATATATCTCAGCCTCGAACTTCGTGGATGTTTTAATACTATTGGGCTTGGCAATTACCTACAAAATGTAGTTAAGCAATTTCCTATAAAACTCATCTTCACGATACAAATTGCCTACATCCatacaatttttaaattctTCATGCTTGTCACAGGCACTACTGATCAAAATCTTGTCATGCAGCATACAATTTCAGTTATCTTTAATAATCAAAGCCAATTCACTGAGACTACTCTGTAGAGTATACAACATAAAATTGAAGCAGAATCAAGTAATTAAATTAAGTTTCACAAAATATACCAGGAAATTTCAACGAAGATTTTGGTGACCATAAGCAAAAGTACACTTTGAGATCTAAATAAACTAATTTAAGTAACATATGAGCTCTTCATGATGCTACCAGGTCCAGCACTCATTTTTCTAAAGCTTGATATGTGCTACTTACCTGACCACGCTCAATGTCTTCCCGCTTTAGACCACGTAGAAGAAGACCCACATTGTCACCAGCCTATTAACATTTACAACCCACCATTAGTTTAATCCCAGCTGTGCAAGTAGCTCAAGGTGTAATCAATCACTTACTTGCCCCTGATCCAATATTTTCTTGAACATTTCAACACCAGTGACTGTAGTTTTCACAGGAGCACCCTACATAGAACAGGGAAAGAACCCCAATATTAGAACCAGCCATTCCAAGTATGGATTTTGGCTACAAGATCTGAAGAGGAACTTCCACCAAAGGTCAAAGCCAATCTAAGCTAAAAGGAGACTGCCCCATCAGTAATGGCAGATTCATTATCAAAATAGAGAGCAAGTAATCAGCTATTTACTGAGAAGGAAATACCCAACGAATTTTCCCAGATATAAGACAACAAAACATGATTCCAGACTTACCTGCCTTAACCCCAAAATCTCAACTTCTTCACCAACTTTAATGGTTCCTTGTTCAACACGGCCAGTGGCAACTGTTCCACGCCCCTTaaacaaacagaaaattttaACACTAAGTTGAAgttccaggaaaaaaaaaaaaaaaaaaaaaagaatctctGTGCATAGAGTCTAAAGTAtacaagtaccaaaaaaaaaaaaaaaaaagaacccatCCTCATTTTTCAGCACATTACTAACAGCAGtattgaaaaacaaaagcttcCCAGTAAAAAAAGGTTATGTCATAAAACAGTTGAATTGCAAAACGAAGACATTTTAGTAACAATACCTTAGTTACTCACTTTACTATTCCATAGATCTACTGAAATCAATAAACCTCAAAAAATCAATGCGGAGAAAAATATATAGTCCATCACAGCCTTAATACATTCCTCGTGAAGATTCAGAAAGGGACAAAACAAAGACTCATATTGAGAATgagtaaagaaataaaattccTTCTTGCTAAAGTGCAATTCCCTTTCCCAAAGGAATGCTTAACAATTGATGCTGAACGGTTGCACTTTTACCTGAATTGAGAAGACATCTTCAATAGGCATCAAGAAAGGCTTGTCAAGCTGGCGTACAGGGTCAGGAATGTATTCATCCACAGCATCCATTAGTTTAAGGATAGCCTTTTTGCCTATCTCTTCATTTGTGCCTTGTAAAGCAGACAAAGCTGAACCTCGAATGATAGGGATCTCATCCCCAGGAAACTTGTAGAAGCTAAGAAGCTCTGCCAGATACATAAGCTACGTGAAACACTTGTAGTAGAGTCAAAGGTAACATAAGTgaaagtacatatatatatatatatatatatatataacaaattctCAAAAAGCCAAGCTTACCACGGAGCTCCATCTCGACCAGCTCCAACAACTCAGGATCATCAATAGCGTCAACTTTATTTAGAAAACACACAAGTGATGGCACACCAACCTGCGTGCATGCATTCAAATATCCTTATATACTTCACTCCATTTC
Coding sequences within it:
- the LOC132172325 gene encoding elongation factor Tu, mitochondrial, translating into MASVVLRNPNSKRLLPFSSQIYWCCRGSTLSSPTDSISGNDRASAHTSWLRSMATFTRTKPHVNVGTIGHVDHGKTTLTAAITKVLAEEGKAKAVAFDEIDKAPEEKKRGITIATAHVEYETAKRHYAHVDCPGHADYVKNMITGAAQMDGGILVVSAPDGPMPQTKEHILLARQVGVPSLVCFLNKVDAIDDPELLELVEMELRELLSFYKFPGDEIPIIRGSALSALQGTNEEIGKKAILKLMDAVDEYIPDPVRQLDKPFLMPIEDVFSIQGRGTVATGRVEQGTIKVGEEVEILGLRQGAPVKTTVTGVEMFKKILDQGQAGDNVGLLLRGLKREDIERGQVIAKPNSIKTSTKFEAEIYVLTKDEGGRHTAFFSNYRPQFYLRTADITGKVELPENVKMVMPGDNVTAVFELISPVPLEPGQRFALREGGRTVGAGVVSKLVS